The DNA segment TGTACTGTTTCCACGGTATGACCGGGAAGAGGCAGAATCTGTTCATGCACGGTATCCAGAATCCAGCTGACCTGAGGGAAGAAAATCTCTTCCATCTCTGCAGGAGGAGAGATCCAGTTTCTGGAACCCACAACCACGGGAGGTGCATCCAGGTAATCGAAGGCCAGCCTGGTGAGGTTGGAAGCCACATTGTGAGTAAAAGAACCCCGTTCTGTCGCATCCGATACCAGCACACAGCGTCCGGTCTTTTTCAAAGAATCCACAAGAGGTTCGTAGTTCAGAGGATTGATAAAGCGGAGGTCGATCACTTCCACACTCAAACCGTATTTTTCTTCCATCAGTTTAGCCGCATCCATGGCGGGATACAGAGTGGCACCGATAGACATGATGGTCAGATCGTTTCCTTCTTTCCGGACAGCAGGTTCTCCTTCGGGAACTTCATAGTATCCCTCGGGAACTCCGCCCTTTTCAAAGAGTTCAGCCTCTCCATACACCTTCTGGCTTTCCAGAAAGACCACAGGGTCGGTTCCTCTCAGAGCCAGGTTCAGCATGCCCTTTGCATCATAGGGAGTGGCAGGGAACATCACCTTCAATCCGGGGATATGGGCCACAAGAGCAGACCAGTCCTGGGAGTGCTGGGCACCGTATTTGGCACCGACAGACACTCGCAATACCAGGGGCATTTTCAAAACACCACCCGACATGGACTGCCACTTGGGCATCTGGTTGAACACTTCGTCTCCCGCTCTACCCAGGAAGTCACAGTACATCAGCTCGACAACGGCCCGGCCACCGGCCATGGCGTATCCTACGGCCGAACCGACAATGGACGCCTCTGAAATAGGGGAGTTGAAAAATCTATGGTAAGGGAGGGCTTCGGTTAATCCTCTATAGCAGGCAAAGGCGCCGCCCCAGTCTCTCACGTCTTCACCGTAGGCAATCATGGTGGGGTCTTCGTAGAAGCGGTGAGCCATGGCTTCAAAGATACCGTCCCGGAAGGCATAGGTCTTGGAAGCGGGCAGTTTTTTCCCGCTTTCATCGTAACCATAGCGGGCTTTTCTGGCCAGCTGCTTGACCCGGGGATTCTCTGACAGGGGAGCCAGCACCTCCGGTTCCCGGTCATCCATTTTGGGCATATTCCCCATGGAATACATGACAGACTCGATAAACTGTCCGCCCACCCGGGGGCTGATGGTATCATCGATGGCCAGCTTCATGGTAGTGGATATTTTACCCACAACCTTGTCTTTCATGCTGTCCATTTCTTTCTGTGTGATCACCTTTCCGG comes from the Oceanispirochaeta sp. genome and includes:
- a CDS encoding thiamine pyrophosphate-dependent enzyme; the encoded protein is MAQQISVDPKKIREPQVIKIKDIPVNQYKQDIKGEIKKFGKDGLKQAYYDMLIIREFETMLNNIKKEGNYQGIAYDHKGPAHLAIGQESAYVGQSLALDTDDFIFGSHRSHGEILAKCFKAVYAMDEASLTSTMEGFMDGDTLKVVQDHHNGSSLRDTAENFVLYGALAEVFARKAGFNRGLGGSMHTFFSPFGSMPNNAIVGGSGDIALGAALFKRVNRKNGIVIANIGDGSLACGPVWEGLMMAAMDQYKTLWDKDLGGMPPYMLNIFNNFYAMGGQPVGETMGFGTAARMGAGVNPDNMHAERIDGFNPLAVAEATMRKKELLLKGEGPALLDTITYRQSGHSPSDASSYRSKDEMDAFAAMDCIVEFGDYLKAGKVITQKEMDSMKDKVVGKISTTMKLAIDDTISPRVGGQFIESVMYSMGNMPKMDDREPEVLAPLSENPRVKQLARKARYGYDESGKKLPASKTYAFRDGIFEAMAHRFYEDPTMIAYGEDVRDWGGAFACYRGLTEALPYHRFFNSPISEASIVGSAVGYAMAGGRAVVELMYCDFLGRAGDEVFNQMPKWQSMSGGVLKMPLVLRVSVGAKYGAQHSQDWSALVAHIPGLKVMFPATPYDAKGMLNLALRGTDPVVFLESQKVYGEAELFEKGGVPEGYYEVPEGEPAVRKEGNDLTIMSIGATLYPAMDAAKLMEEKYGLSVEVIDLRFINPLNYEPLVDSLKKTGRCVLVSDATERGSFTHNVASNLTRLAFDYLDAPPVVVGSRNWISPPAEMEEIFFPQVSWILDTVHEQILPLPGHTVETVQTNGEWIRRLRLGV